CTAAACGTAAATTTAATAACTGTGCATCAATTGTGGCTAAATAATGAATAAACCTTTCTGGTTCTTGATTTAGTTGACCATGCCAATAATGTTCATCTTGGCTTAAATTGTTGATCCAGGGGGATAATTGTTCTTGAGTTCCTCCTTTGACTACTACTTGATAACTATCAGGAGATCCTAACAATTCATTGAGTGAACCTGAACAAATCAGATTACCTTGGGCGAGAATAGCAATGCGATCGCAGATTAACTCTACATCAGAAAGTATATGAGAATTAAAAAAGATGGTTTTGCCTCTTTCTTTGAGAGATAGTATAATTTGTCTGACTTGATAACGTCCCATGGGATCTAATCCTGACATTGGTTCATCGAGAAAGACTACATCAGGGTCATTGATTAAGGCTTGAGCCATACCAATACGTTGTACCATCCCTTTAGAATATTGTCGCAGTTGTTTCTTTTTGGCTGTTGATTCAGCTAATCCCACTAAGTCTAATAATTCTACTACCCTTTTTTTGGTTTCTTTTGGGGGGATTTGGAATAAACCGGCGACAAAGTTTAAAAATTCCCAACCCGTCAAATAGTCGTAATAATAGGCATTTTCTGGGAGATAGCCAACCCGTTGTTTAATGGAGCGATCGCCAACGGGACGACCTAATAACACTGCTTTTCCCGAGGTAGATTTAATGATTCCGAGGAGAATTTTTAGTAAAGTTGTTTTACCCGCGCCATTTGGTCCTAATAATCCAAAGGTTTCTCCCTGCTGAATTCCTAAAGAACAATCTTGTAGGGATACTACTTTTTGATTCAACCAAAACCCAGTGCGATAGACTTTACCAAGATTCCAGGTTTCAACGACATTTGTCTTAATTTTATCACCGACACTATCCATGTTTATACAATATA
This genomic stretch from Gloeocapsa sp. DLM2.Bin57 harbors:
- a CDS encoding ABC transporter ATP-binding protein — translated: MDSVGDKIKTNVVETWNLGKVYRTGFWLNQKVVSLQDCSLGIQQGETFGLLGPNGAGKTTLLKILLGIIKSTSGKAVLLGRPVGDRSIKQRVGYLPENAYYYDYLTGWEFLNFVAGLFQIPPKETKKRVVELLDLVGLAESTAKKKQLRQYSKGMVQRIGMAQALINDPDVVFLDEPMSGLDPMGRYQVRQIILSLKERGKTIFFNSHILSDVELICDRIAILAQGNLICSGSLNELLGSPDSYQVVVKGGTQEQLSPWINNLSQDEHYWHGQLNQEPERFIHYLATIDAQLLNLRLARVSLEEFFLKQLQERGIYKSS